A window of the Natronomonas salina genome harbors these coding sequences:
- a CDS encoding creatininase family protein encodes MYLGNEAWPDLETYFEEESLAIVPLGSTEQHGPHLPEATDHLIAEAFAREVADRTGYLCTPTVNVGVSGHHRQFHGTMWVEPPAFREYVASLTRNLTYHGIDRVVYVNAHGGNVPHLREVGARLRQDEVAYAIEWMWNESIPDLVDELFDQNGPHGGPKETAMIQYLHPELVHDDRLATARDGGVPSVEDAGTQKFGSRTFYDAADNTDNGVLGDQTDATAEKGEELFEAASEQLVRLCEWLDEQRFADLMPNEHV; translated from the coding sequence ATGTACCTCGGCAACGAAGCCTGGCCGGATCTCGAGACGTACTTCGAGGAGGAGTCGCTGGCTATCGTCCCGCTCGGATCGACCGAACAGCACGGCCCGCACCTGCCGGAGGCGACCGACCACCTCATCGCGGAGGCGTTCGCCCGCGAGGTCGCCGACCGGACGGGCTACCTCTGTACGCCCACCGTCAACGTCGGCGTCAGCGGCCACCACCGCCAGTTCCACGGGACGATGTGGGTCGAGCCGCCGGCGTTCCGCGAGTACGTGGCGTCGCTCACCCGGAACCTCACCTATCACGGCATCGACCGCGTCGTCTACGTCAACGCCCACGGCGGCAACGTCCCGCACCTCCGGGAGGTCGGCGCGCGCCTCCGCCAGGACGAGGTCGCCTACGCCATCGAGTGGATGTGGAACGAGAGCATCCCCGACCTCGTCGACGAACTGTTCGACCAGAACGGCCCGCACGGCGGCCCCAAGGAGACCGCGATGATCCAGTACCTCCACCCCGAGCTGGTCCACGACGACCGGCTGGCGACGGCCCGCGACGGGGGCGTCCCGAGCGTCGAGGACGCCGGGACCCAGAAGTTCGGCTCGCGGACGTTCTACGACGCCGCGGACAACACCGACAACGGGGTCTTGGGTGACCAGACCGACGCGACGGCCGAGAAGGGAGAGGAGCTGTTCGAGGCCGCGAGCGAACAGCTCGTCCGGCTCTGCGAGTGGCTCGACGAGCAGCGCTTCGCGGACCTCATGCCGAACGAACACGTCTGA
- a CDS encoding dolichol kinase → MAFEPGRRLVHASGALVPGAYLLDEHVLEYGVVTWEVVQGLTLFGLALVAVLEAARLYGGLELFIYEHLTREYEQDTVAGYALYVVSATVVVLLFEPQIAVPAVFMLALADPISGYLSTGELRTVKRPRVLVGMFVASLLIALPFVPAAAAVAGAVGAMLADGIKPVVWGFVVDDNLTIPIAAAVPMWAVVTLL, encoded by the coding sequence ATGGCCTTCGAGCCCGGCCGTCGACTGGTCCACGCCTCCGGCGCCCTGGTCCCCGGGGCGTACCTCCTCGACGAACACGTCCTCGAGTACGGCGTCGTGACGTGGGAGGTCGTCCAGGGACTCACCCTCTTCGGACTCGCGCTGGTGGCCGTCCTGGAGGCCGCCCGGCTCTACGGCGGCCTCGAGCTGTTCATCTACGAGCACCTCACCCGCGAGTACGAGCAGGACACCGTCGCGGGCTACGCCCTCTACGTCGTCAGCGCGACCGTCGTCGTCCTGCTGTTCGAGCCCCAGATCGCCGTCCCCGCGGTGTTCATGCTCGCGCTGGCCGACCCGATCAGCGGCTACCTCTCGACCGGCGAACTCCGCACCGTCAAGCGGCCGCGAGTCCTCGTCGGGATGTTCGTGGCCAGTCTCCTGATCGCGCTCCCGTTCGTCCCGGCGGCGGCGGCCGTCGCGGGCGCCGTGGGCGCGATGCTCGCCGACGGGATCAAGCCGGTCGTCTGGGGCTTCGTCGTCGACGACAACCTCACCATCCCCATCGCCGCCGCGGTGCCGATGTGGGCCGTCGTGACGCTCCTCTGA
- a CDS encoding DUF7550 family protein yields MADHDADDHDESEEPQKEWEARHTAPQSPYSGRDVGIGAVVALVGLLITFGVPLLLTL; encoded by the coding sequence ATGGCCGACCACGACGCGGACGACCACGACGAGTCCGAGGAGCCCCAGAAGGAGTGGGAAGCGCGGCACACCGCACCCCAGAGCCCCTACTCCGGCCGGGACGTCGGCATCGGCGCCGTCGTCGCGCTCGTCGGGCTGCTGATCACCTTCGGCGTACCGCTGCTGCTCACGCTCTGA
- a CDS encoding Bax inhibitor-1 family protein, whose product MAQTYSSRTRTAHPKFRNVAVPAAILIAVNVALMFLVAQTPLAAVNDLLFSTPILGLIVFGAALTGGNVLAERGLERGQVAVAGVGIVLLQGAYAVFGGGILARVPQASQGVALGVTLVVTVAMTIAVAGYVYVRDRDFDHWNKWALGAFVIGAVLVLVGSFVTDLALLGGFLFIFLGFMFRLGYEIWRVRASYDPDRSLIHALGIYVAFTGVFVHVLQIVARMMADR is encoded by the coding sequence ATGGCACAGACGTACTCGTCGCGGACCCGAACGGCCCACCCCAAGTTCCGGAACGTGGCCGTCCCGGCCGCGATCCTCATCGCCGTCAACGTGGCGCTCATGTTCCTCGTCGCGCAGACGCCGCTGGCGGCGGTCAACGACCTGCTGTTCTCGACGCCGATCCTGGGGCTGATCGTCTTCGGCGCGGCCCTGACCGGCGGCAACGTCCTCGCCGAGCGCGGCCTCGAGCGCGGCCAGGTGGCGGTCGCCGGCGTCGGGATCGTCCTGCTGCAGGGCGCCTACGCCGTCTTCGGCGGCGGCATCCTCGCGCGCGTCCCGCAGGCCTCCCAGGGCGTCGCCCTCGGGGTGACGCTCGTGGTGACCGTCGCGATGACGATCGCCGTCGCGGGGTACGTCTACGTCCGCGACCGGGACTTCGACCACTGGAACAAGTGGGCCCTCGGCGCGTTCGTGATCGGCGCCGTCCTCGTGCTCGTGGGCTCCTTCGTCACCGACCTTGCACTCCTCGGCGGCTTCCTGTTCATCTTCCTCGGCTTCATGTTCCGGCTCGGCTACGAGATCTGGCGGGTCCGAGCCTCCTACGACCCCGACCGCTCGCTGATCCACGCCCTCGGCATCTACGTGGCGTTCACCGGCGTGTTCGTCCACGTGCTGCAGATCGTCGCGCGGATGATGGCCGACAGGTGA
- a CDS encoding cupin domain-containing protein translates to MDYDTASTDDVDSVVPEEYGGMWFFRDPLDCENLGMTLLELEPDGKGKAHDHADDGQEEVYLVVEGELTVQLGGSEDEPADDEVVLTEGEAIRVGPETRRQLHSHGDGRVRVAIAGAP, encoded by the coding sequence ATGGATTACGACACCGCGAGCACCGACGACGTCGACAGCGTGGTCCCCGAGGAGTACGGCGGCATGTGGTTCTTCCGCGACCCGCTGGACTGCGAGAACCTCGGGATGACGCTGCTGGAACTGGAACCGGACGGCAAGGGGAAGGCCCACGACCACGCCGACGACGGCCAGGAGGAGGTCTACCTGGTCGTCGAGGGTGAGCTGACCGTCCAGCTCGGCGGGAGCGAGGACGAACCGGCCGACGACGAGGTGGTCCTGACCGAGGGCGAGGCGATCCGCGTCGGCCCGGAGACCCGCCGACAGCTCCACAGCCACGGCGACGGGCGGGTCCGGGTGGCCATCGCCGGGGCGCCCTGA